One stretch of Hevea brasiliensis isolate MT/VB/25A 57/8 chromosome 12, ASM3005281v1, whole genome shotgun sequence DNA includes these proteins:
- the LOC110658371 gene encoding protein STICHEL-like isoform X2, with amino-acid sequence MDNQAAKLSPSSFHDHISLLLAGSTNDRIEDMEESRKGAKKNRQRSSSSTAGFFHDPCQNCSSPSDHFCQSSGFTHATSSKVTTVEQPLKHGCDCNYIQPSSAPSVSKDAAVSPGGVDKIKTSHNSQRSGLGVAWQWSRMRQSIIRKNDAMGFQSTRHFKGYPRESPSEANCSQSQALSQENSREEIDPINQENLSDSAFKYAYFSRNDSQHTDREQKRLSVSEHRSSTSLSHKYQPKSFQQVVGHEINIKVIFNAVQRNKVAQLYLFHGPSGTGKTSTARIFAMALHCESTSLDKPCWTCRGCCRSLYMMDLCSGSRTTGFLRISTLLQCTSFAQAVPGFKVFIIEESHSLTAEAWDELLGILENTYSATLIFVLIAEDANMIPECISSKCQKFCFPRLNNMDVTLKLARIVAEEAITIEKDAVKLIVAKAEGSLKEAEHILDQLTLLGPRITSSMVQQLVGLVPQNKLINLLKAALSGDTKKTIITARELVATGVEAEAIIFQLTSLITDILTGVAINIPTHSAFAGPSKDEELLETESQFIDTQSDNLCYALKILLDAEKQPRSSFDNITWVYAALLQIASRDISDGISSGISFPKRTLKPLGDTIQSHSRNVASYHSTSNTYVQQNRCSRDLNITNASMEKTVKYKGKGVARELNLASMRDMDEIWLNILERIESRDIKQFLSSHVKLASLTVSSANVIVHLMFKRAEAKLAAQMSEQSISKALETAIGCLVMVNMSLEPVELGIIKEDTASTNNFQSAECNHPREPHQKSFPEILYKANSGATLHQSTYRKLGSSSVSNPQLTELKDSTLIAEVQAARETEARSQILPFSGSLMQENQMRASTGPTTNSLGKDQLLLDVAQILRKEEPKHSWLSLSSFQQNDASVEPYSQDILFEIANVDKENRAKKGPKLPKGSSKVHEVNHLHENRESIGLFRSWSCKEVLCQKKTKRNNRPSARLLKNNNV; translated from the exons ATGGACAACCAGGCTGCGAAGCTCTCTCCGTCTTCATTCCACGACCATATTTCTCTGCTTCTTGCTGGAAGCACAAATGATAGGATAGAGGACATGGAAGAATCGAGAAAGGGAGCCAAAAAAAACAGGCAGAGATCTTCCAGTTCCACGGCAGGCTTTTTCCACGATCCATGCCAGAATTGCTCTTCACCTTCGGACCATTTCTGCCAGTCTTCTGGCTTCACACATGCCACATCATCAAAAGTAACAACAGTGGAACAGCCTCTAAAGCATGGGTGCGATTGCAACTACATTCAGCCTTCTTCCGCTCCATCTGTAAGCAAAGATGCTGCAGTGTCTCCTGGCGGTGTTGACAAAATTAAGACAAGTCACAATTCCCAACGAAGTGGCCTGGGTGTTGCCTGGCAATGGTCAAGAATGCGCCAAAGTATAATCAGAAAAAATGACGCAATGGGTTTTCAAAGTACAAGGCATTTCAAGGGATATCCCCGGGAAAGTCCTTCTGAAGCCAATTGCTCACAAAGTCAAGCACTCTCACAAGAAAACTCGAGGGAAGAAATTGATCCTATAAACCAGGAGAATCTCTCTGACTCCGCCTTCAAGTACGCATATTTCAGCAGAAATGATAGCCAACATACTGATAGAGAGCAGAAGAGGCTTAGCGTGAGTGAGCACAGGTCAAGCACAAGCCTCAGTCACAAGTATCAGCCAAAGAGTTTCCAGCAGGTTGTAGGCCATGAAATCAACATTAAGGTCATATTTAATGCTGTTCAGAGGAACAAAGTCGCTCAACTTTATCTTTTTCATGGCCCCAGTGGTACTGGCAAGACATCAACTGCTAGAATATTTGCCATGGCATTACACTGTGAATCCACTTCACTTGACAAACCATGCTGGACTTGCAGAGGATGCTGTAGAAGCCTTTATATGATGGACTTGTGCTCCGGAAGTAGAACCACTGGATTCCTAAGAATTAGTACACTTCTTCAATGCACGTCTTTTGCACAAGCAGTTCCAGGATTTAAGGTCTTCATCATTGAGGAGTCTCATTCACTGACAGCAGAAGCATGGGATGAGCTTTTGGGTATATTGGAAAATACATATAGTGCTACTTTGATTTTTGTGCTGATTGCTGAAGATGCAAACATGATTCCAGAATGCATATCATCAAAATGTCAGAAATTCTGTTTTCCAAGACTTAATAACATGGATGTCACATTAAAGCTAGCAAGAATAGTAGCTGAGGAGGCAATTACAATTGAAAAAGATGCAGTGAAACTGATTGTTGCCAAGGCAGAAGGATCATTGAAAGAAGCAGAACACATATTGGATCAGTTAACCTTATTGGGACCAAGAATCACTAGTTCCATGGTCCAACAACTTGTAG GTCTAGTTCCGCAGAATAAACTCATCAATTTACTCAAAGCAGCTCTTTCTGGAGACACTAAGAAAACTATTATAACTGCCAGGGAATTAGTTGCAACTGGGGTTGAAGCTGAAGCCATTATATTCCAGTTGACATCTCTCATTACAGATATACTCACAGGTGTTGCTATCAATATTCCTACTCACTCAGCATTTGCTGGGCCATCCAAAGATGAGGAACTGCTAGAAACCGAATCACAATTCA TAGACACTCAATCAGACAACTTATGCTATGCCTTAAAGATATTACTTGACGCGGAGAAGCAGCCTAGATCATCATTTGACAACATTACCTGGGTATATGCAGCTCTTCTACAGATTGCTTCACGAGATATTTCTGATGGAATATCTTCAGGAATTTCCTTTCCAAAGAGGACATTAAAACCCTTGG GTGACACAATCCAATCCCACAGCAGAAATGTGGCAAGTTATCATTCCACCAGCAACACTTATGTGCAACAAAATAGATGCAGCAGAGACCTAAACATAACCAATGCAAGCATGGAGAAGACAGTGAAATACAAAGGAAAAGGAGTTGCAAGGGAGCTTAACTTAGCTAGCATGAGAGACATGGATGAGATTTGGTTGAATATCCTTGAAAGAATAGAAAGCAGAGATATCAAACAATTCTTGTCCAGCCATGTGAAGCTTGCATCATTAACAGTATCCAGCG CCAATGTCATTGTACATTTGATGTTCAAAAGAGCTGAAGCCAAGCTGGCAGCCCAGATGTCTGAACAAAGCATATCAAAAGCTTTAGAAACTGCAATTGGGTGCTTAGTCATGGTAAATATGAGCTTGGAGCCAGTTGAATTGGGGATCATCAAAGAAGATACTGCCTCTACCAACAACTTCCAGTCAGCTGAATGCAATCATCCAAGAGAACCGCATCAAAAATCATTTCCTGAGATTTTATACAAAGCAAATTCTGGAGCTACATTGCACCAAAGCACATATAGGAAATTGGGTTCTTCATCAGTTAGCAACCCACAGCTTACTGAGTTGAAAGATAGCACATTGATAGCTGAAGTGCAAGCAGCAAGAGAAACAGAGGCACGCAGCCAGATTTTGCCCTTTTCGGGATCTCTGATGCAGGAGAACCAAATGAGAGCCTCCACAGGTCCCACAACCAATTCTCTGGGAAAGGATCAATTGTTACTAGACGTAGCCCAGATATTAAGAAAGGAAGAGCCTAAACACAGTTGGTTGTCGTTGTCCTCTTTTCAGCAGAATGATGCAAGTGTCGAGCCATACAGCCAAGACATACTGTTCGAAATTGCAAACGTAGACAAAGAGAACAGAGCCAAAAAAGGTCCAAAGCTCCCAAAAGGCTCATCTAAAGTTCACGAGGTTAATCATTTGCATGAGAACAGAGAAAGCAT AGGATTATTCCGCTCTTGGAGTTGCAAGGAGGTGTTGTGCCAGAAGAAGACAAAAAGAAATAATCGTCCATCAGCAAGACTGTTGAAAAATAACAACGTATGA
- the LOC110658371 gene encoding protein STICHEL-like isoform X3, whose amino-acid sequence MDNQAAKLSPSSFHDHISLLLAGSTNDRIEDMEESRKGAKKNRQRSSSSTAGFFHDPCQNCSSPSDHFCQSSGFTHATSSKVTTVEQPLKHGCDCNYIQPSSAPSVSKDAAVSPGGVDKIKTSHNSQRSGLGVAWQWSRMRQSIIRKNDAMGFQSTRHFKGYPRESPSEANCSQSQALSQENSREEIDPINQENLSDSAFKYAYFSRNDSQHTDREQKRLSVSEHRSSTSLSHKYQPKSFQQVVGHEINIKVIFNAVQRNKVAQLYLFHGPSGTGKTSTARIFAMALHCESTSLDKPCWTCRGCCRSLYMMDLCSGSRTTGFLRISTLLQCTSFAQAVPGFKVFIIEESHSLTAEAWDELLGILENTYSATLIFVLIAEDANMIPECISSKCQKFCFPRLNNMDVTLKLARIVAEEAITIEKDAVKLIVAKAEGSLKEAEHILDQLTLLGPRITSSMVQQLVGLVPQNKLINLLKAALSGDTKKTIITARELVATGVEAEAIIFQLTSLITDILTGVAINIPTHSAFAGPSKDEELLETESQFNTQSDNLCYALKILLDAEKQPRSSFDNITWVYAALLQIASRDISDGISSGISFPKRTLKPLGDTIQSHSRNVASYHSTSNTYVQQNRCSRDLNITNASMEKTVKYKGKGVARELNLASMRDMDEIWLNILERIESRDIKQFLSSHVKLASLTVSSAANVIVHLMFKRAEAKLAAQMSEQSISKALETAIGCLVMVNMSLEPVELGIIKEDTASTNNFQSAECNHPREPHQKSFPEILYKANSGATLHQSTYRKLGSSSVSNPQLTELKDSTLIAEVQAARETEARSQILPFSGSLMQENQMRASTGPTTNSLGKDQLLLDVAQILRKEEPKHSWLSLSSFQQNDASVEPYSQDILFEIANVDKENRAKKGPKLPKGSSKVHEVNHLHENRESIGLFRSWSCKEVLCQKKTKRNNRPSARLLKNNNV is encoded by the exons ATGGACAACCAGGCTGCGAAGCTCTCTCCGTCTTCATTCCACGACCATATTTCTCTGCTTCTTGCTGGAAGCACAAATGATAGGATAGAGGACATGGAAGAATCGAGAAAGGGAGCCAAAAAAAACAGGCAGAGATCTTCCAGTTCCACGGCAGGCTTTTTCCACGATCCATGCCAGAATTGCTCTTCACCTTCGGACCATTTCTGCCAGTCTTCTGGCTTCACACATGCCACATCATCAAAAGTAACAACAGTGGAACAGCCTCTAAAGCATGGGTGCGATTGCAACTACATTCAGCCTTCTTCCGCTCCATCTGTAAGCAAAGATGCTGCAGTGTCTCCTGGCGGTGTTGACAAAATTAAGACAAGTCACAATTCCCAACGAAGTGGCCTGGGTGTTGCCTGGCAATGGTCAAGAATGCGCCAAAGTATAATCAGAAAAAATGACGCAATGGGTTTTCAAAGTACAAGGCATTTCAAGGGATATCCCCGGGAAAGTCCTTCTGAAGCCAATTGCTCACAAAGTCAAGCACTCTCACAAGAAAACTCGAGGGAAGAAATTGATCCTATAAACCAGGAGAATCTCTCTGACTCCGCCTTCAAGTACGCATATTTCAGCAGAAATGATAGCCAACATACTGATAGAGAGCAGAAGAGGCTTAGCGTGAGTGAGCACAGGTCAAGCACAAGCCTCAGTCACAAGTATCAGCCAAAGAGTTTCCAGCAGGTTGTAGGCCATGAAATCAACATTAAGGTCATATTTAATGCTGTTCAGAGGAACAAAGTCGCTCAACTTTATCTTTTTCATGGCCCCAGTGGTACTGGCAAGACATCAACTGCTAGAATATTTGCCATGGCATTACACTGTGAATCCACTTCACTTGACAAACCATGCTGGACTTGCAGAGGATGCTGTAGAAGCCTTTATATGATGGACTTGTGCTCCGGAAGTAGAACCACTGGATTCCTAAGAATTAGTACACTTCTTCAATGCACGTCTTTTGCACAAGCAGTTCCAGGATTTAAGGTCTTCATCATTGAGGAGTCTCATTCACTGACAGCAGAAGCATGGGATGAGCTTTTGGGTATATTGGAAAATACATATAGTGCTACTTTGATTTTTGTGCTGATTGCTGAAGATGCAAACATGATTCCAGAATGCATATCATCAAAATGTCAGAAATTCTGTTTTCCAAGACTTAATAACATGGATGTCACATTAAAGCTAGCAAGAATAGTAGCTGAGGAGGCAATTACAATTGAAAAAGATGCAGTGAAACTGATTGTTGCCAAGGCAGAAGGATCATTGAAAGAAGCAGAACACATATTGGATCAGTTAACCTTATTGGGACCAAGAATCACTAGTTCCATGGTCCAACAACTTGTAG GTCTAGTTCCGCAGAATAAACTCATCAATTTACTCAAAGCAGCTCTTTCTGGAGACACTAAGAAAACTATTATAACTGCCAGGGAATTAGTTGCAACTGGGGTTGAAGCTGAAGCCATTATATTCCAGTTGACATCTCTCATTACAGATATACTCACAGGTGTTGCTATCAATATTCCTACTCACTCAGCATTTGCTGGGCCATCCAAAGATGAGGAACTGCTAGAAACCGAATCACAATTCA ACACTCAATCAGACAACTTATGCTATGCCTTAAAGATATTACTTGACGCGGAGAAGCAGCCTAGATCATCATTTGACAACATTACCTGGGTATATGCAGCTCTTCTACAGATTGCTTCACGAGATATTTCTGATGGAATATCTTCAGGAATTTCCTTTCCAAAGAGGACATTAAAACCCTTGG GTGACACAATCCAATCCCACAGCAGAAATGTGGCAAGTTATCATTCCACCAGCAACACTTATGTGCAACAAAATAGATGCAGCAGAGACCTAAACATAACCAATGCAAGCATGGAGAAGACAGTGAAATACAAAGGAAAAGGAGTTGCAAGGGAGCTTAACTTAGCTAGCATGAGAGACATGGATGAGATTTGGTTGAATATCCTTGAAAGAATAGAAAGCAGAGATATCAAACAATTCTTGTCCAGCCATGTGAAGCTTGCATCATTAACAGTATCCAGCG CAGCCAATGTCATTGTACATTTGATGTTCAAAAGAGCTGAAGCCAAGCTGGCAGCCCAGATGTCTGAACAAAGCATATCAAAAGCTTTAGAAACTGCAATTGGGTGCTTAGTCATGGTAAATATGAGCTTGGAGCCAGTTGAATTGGGGATCATCAAAGAAGATACTGCCTCTACCAACAACTTCCAGTCAGCTGAATGCAATCATCCAAGAGAACCGCATCAAAAATCATTTCCTGAGATTTTATACAAAGCAAATTCTGGAGCTACATTGCACCAAAGCACATATAGGAAATTGGGTTCTTCATCAGTTAGCAACCCACAGCTTACTGAGTTGAAAGATAGCACATTGATAGCTGAAGTGCAAGCAGCAAGAGAAACAGAGGCACGCAGCCAGATTTTGCCCTTTTCGGGATCTCTGATGCAGGAGAACCAAATGAGAGCCTCCACAGGTCCCACAACCAATTCTCTGGGAAAGGATCAATTGTTACTAGACGTAGCCCAGATATTAAGAAAGGAAGAGCCTAAACACAGTTGGTTGTCGTTGTCCTCTTTTCAGCAGAATGATGCAAGTGTCGAGCCATACAGCCAAGACATACTGTTCGAAATTGCAAACGTAGACAAAGAGAACAGAGCCAAAAAAGGTCCAAAGCTCCCAAAAGGCTCATCTAAAGTTCACGAGGTTAATCATTTGCATGAGAACAGAGAAAGCAT AGGATTATTCCGCTCTTGGAGTTGCAAGGAGGTGTTGTGCCAGAAGAAGACAAAAAGAAATAATCGTCCATCAGCAAGACTGTTGAAAAATAACAACGTATGA
- the LOC110658371 gene encoding protein STICHEL-like isoform X1, whose translation MDNQAAKLSPSSFHDHISLLLAGSTNDRIEDMEESRKGAKKNRQRSSSSTAGFFHDPCQNCSSPSDHFCQSSGFTHATSSKVTTVEQPLKHGCDCNYIQPSSAPSVSKDAAVSPGGVDKIKTSHNSQRSGLGVAWQWSRMRQSIIRKNDAMGFQSTRHFKGYPRESPSEANCSQSQALSQENSREEIDPINQENLSDSAFKYAYFSRNDSQHTDREQKRLSVSEHRSSTSLSHKYQPKSFQQVVGHEINIKVIFNAVQRNKVAQLYLFHGPSGTGKTSTARIFAMALHCESTSLDKPCWTCRGCCRSLYMMDLCSGSRTTGFLRISTLLQCTSFAQAVPGFKVFIIEESHSLTAEAWDELLGILENTYSATLIFVLIAEDANMIPECISSKCQKFCFPRLNNMDVTLKLARIVAEEAITIEKDAVKLIVAKAEGSLKEAEHILDQLTLLGPRITSSMVQQLVGLVPQNKLINLLKAALSGDTKKTIITARELVATGVEAEAIIFQLTSLITDILTGVAINIPTHSAFAGPSKDEELLETESQFIDTQSDNLCYALKILLDAEKQPRSSFDNITWVYAALLQIASRDISDGISSGISFPKRTLKPLGDTIQSHSRNVASYHSTSNTYVQQNRCSRDLNITNASMEKTVKYKGKGVARELNLASMRDMDEIWLNILERIESRDIKQFLSSHVKLASLTVSSAANVIVHLMFKRAEAKLAAQMSEQSISKALETAIGCLVMVNMSLEPVELGIIKEDTASTNNFQSAECNHPREPHQKSFPEILYKANSGATLHQSTYRKLGSSSVSNPQLTELKDSTLIAEVQAARETEARSQILPFSGSLMQENQMRASTGPTTNSLGKDQLLLDVAQILRKEEPKHSWLSLSSFQQNDASVEPYSQDILFEIANVDKENRAKKGPKLPKGSSKVHEVNHLHENRESIGLFRSWSCKEVLCQKKTKRNNRPSARLLKNNNV comes from the exons ATGGACAACCAGGCTGCGAAGCTCTCTCCGTCTTCATTCCACGACCATATTTCTCTGCTTCTTGCTGGAAGCACAAATGATAGGATAGAGGACATGGAAGAATCGAGAAAGGGAGCCAAAAAAAACAGGCAGAGATCTTCCAGTTCCACGGCAGGCTTTTTCCACGATCCATGCCAGAATTGCTCTTCACCTTCGGACCATTTCTGCCAGTCTTCTGGCTTCACACATGCCACATCATCAAAAGTAACAACAGTGGAACAGCCTCTAAAGCATGGGTGCGATTGCAACTACATTCAGCCTTCTTCCGCTCCATCTGTAAGCAAAGATGCTGCAGTGTCTCCTGGCGGTGTTGACAAAATTAAGACAAGTCACAATTCCCAACGAAGTGGCCTGGGTGTTGCCTGGCAATGGTCAAGAATGCGCCAAAGTATAATCAGAAAAAATGACGCAATGGGTTTTCAAAGTACAAGGCATTTCAAGGGATATCCCCGGGAAAGTCCTTCTGAAGCCAATTGCTCACAAAGTCAAGCACTCTCACAAGAAAACTCGAGGGAAGAAATTGATCCTATAAACCAGGAGAATCTCTCTGACTCCGCCTTCAAGTACGCATATTTCAGCAGAAATGATAGCCAACATACTGATAGAGAGCAGAAGAGGCTTAGCGTGAGTGAGCACAGGTCAAGCACAAGCCTCAGTCACAAGTATCAGCCAAAGAGTTTCCAGCAGGTTGTAGGCCATGAAATCAACATTAAGGTCATATTTAATGCTGTTCAGAGGAACAAAGTCGCTCAACTTTATCTTTTTCATGGCCCCAGTGGTACTGGCAAGACATCAACTGCTAGAATATTTGCCATGGCATTACACTGTGAATCCACTTCACTTGACAAACCATGCTGGACTTGCAGAGGATGCTGTAGAAGCCTTTATATGATGGACTTGTGCTCCGGAAGTAGAACCACTGGATTCCTAAGAATTAGTACACTTCTTCAATGCACGTCTTTTGCACAAGCAGTTCCAGGATTTAAGGTCTTCATCATTGAGGAGTCTCATTCACTGACAGCAGAAGCATGGGATGAGCTTTTGGGTATATTGGAAAATACATATAGTGCTACTTTGATTTTTGTGCTGATTGCTGAAGATGCAAACATGATTCCAGAATGCATATCATCAAAATGTCAGAAATTCTGTTTTCCAAGACTTAATAACATGGATGTCACATTAAAGCTAGCAAGAATAGTAGCTGAGGAGGCAATTACAATTGAAAAAGATGCAGTGAAACTGATTGTTGCCAAGGCAGAAGGATCATTGAAAGAAGCAGAACACATATTGGATCAGTTAACCTTATTGGGACCAAGAATCACTAGTTCCATGGTCCAACAACTTGTAG GTCTAGTTCCGCAGAATAAACTCATCAATTTACTCAAAGCAGCTCTTTCTGGAGACACTAAGAAAACTATTATAACTGCCAGGGAATTAGTTGCAACTGGGGTTGAAGCTGAAGCCATTATATTCCAGTTGACATCTCTCATTACAGATATACTCACAGGTGTTGCTATCAATATTCCTACTCACTCAGCATTTGCTGGGCCATCCAAAGATGAGGAACTGCTAGAAACCGAATCACAATTCA TAGACACTCAATCAGACAACTTATGCTATGCCTTAAAGATATTACTTGACGCGGAGAAGCAGCCTAGATCATCATTTGACAACATTACCTGGGTATATGCAGCTCTTCTACAGATTGCTTCACGAGATATTTCTGATGGAATATCTTCAGGAATTTCCTTTCCAAAGAGGACATTAAAACCCTTGG GTGACACAATCCAATCCCACAGCAGAAATGTGGCAAGTTATCATTCCACCAGCAACACTTATGTGCAACAAAATAGATGCAGCAGAGACCTAAACATAACCAATGCAAGCATGGAGAAGACAGTGAAATACAAAGGAAAAGGAGTTGCAAGGGAGCTTAACTTAGCTAGCATGAGAGACATGGATGAGATTTGGTTGAATATCCTTGAAAGAATAGAAAGCAGAGATATCAAACAATTCTTGTCCAGCCATGTGAAGCTTGCATCATTAACAGTATCCAGCG CAGCCAATGTCATTGTACATTTGATGTTCAAAAGAGCTGAAGCCAAGCTGGCAGCCCAGATGTCTGAACAAAGCATATCAAAAGCTTTAGAAACTGCAATTGGGTGCTTAGTCATGGTAAATATGAGCTTGGAGCCAGTTGAATTGGGGATCATCAAAGAAGATACTGCCTCTACCAACAACTTCCAGTCAGCTGAATGCAATCATCCAAGAGAACCGCATCAAAAATCATTTCCTGAGATTTTATACAAAGCAAATTCTGGAGCTACATTGCACCAAAGCACATATAGGAAATTGGGTTCTTCATCAGTTAGCAACCCACAGCTTACTGAGTTGAAAGATAGCACATTGATAGCTGAAGTGCAAGCAGCAAGAGAAACAGAGGCACGCAGCCAGATTTTGCCCTTTTCGGGATCTCTGATGCAGGAGAACCAAATGAGAGCCTCCACAGGTCCCACAACCAATTCTCTGGGAAAGGATCAATTGTTACTAGACGTAGCCCAGATATTAAGAAAGGAAGAGCCTAAACACAGTTGGTTGTCGTTGTCCTCTTTTCAGCAGAATGATGCAAGTGTCGAGCCATACAGCCAAGACATACTGTTCGAAATTGCAAACGTAGACAAAGAGAACAGAGCCAAAAAAGGTCCAAAGCTCCCAAAAGGCTCATCTAAAGTTCACGAGGTTAATCATTTGCATGAGAACAGAGAAAGCAT AGGATTATTCCGCTCTTGGAGTTGCAAGGAGGTGTTGTGCCAGAAGAAGACAAAAAGAAATAATCGTCCATCAGCAAGACTGTTGAAAAATAACAACGTATGA